The Brachyhypopomus gauderio isolate BG-103 chromosome 17, BGAUD_0.2, whole genome shotgun sequence genome includes a window with the following:
- the tmem121aa gene encoding transmembrane protein 121, whose translation MVLPPPDKRHVCLTTIVIMTSMAFMDAYLVEQNQGPRKIGVCIIVLVGDICFLIVLRYVAVWVGAEVRTAKRGYAMILWFLYIFVLEIKLYFVFQNYKTDRKSLETVARKALTLLLSVCVPGLYLVLVALDSMEYVRTFRKKEDMRGRLFWVALDLLDVLDIQANLWEPQRTGLPIWAEGLMFFYCYILLLILPCVSLSEISVQGEHVSPQKMMLYPVLSLVTINIVTILIRGVNMVLFQDSRVSTIFIGKNVVAIATKACTFLEYRRQVKEFSPQDPAGIAMEIQQNSVPHTQTLPNATTSLPEELSSPREVIDT comes from the coding sequence ATGGTTCTACCACCCCCTGACAAGCGTCATGTGTGTCTAACCACTATTGTCATCATGACCAGTATGGCTTTCATGGACGCCTATCTGGTGGAGCAGAACCAGGGTCCACGTAAAATTGGCGTTTGCATCATTGTCCTGGTGGGGGACATCTGCTTCCTCATAGTTTTGCGTTATGTTGCCGTGTGGGTGGGGGCTGAAGTTAGGACCGCAAAGCGTGGCTACGCCATGATCCTCTGGTTCCTTTATATCTTTGTTCTGGAAATCAAACTCTATTTTGTCTTCCAGAACTACAAGACGGACCGCAAGAGTCTGGAAACCGTAGCTCGAAAAGCTTTGACTTTGTTGCTTTCAGTTTGTGTTCCAGGGCTGTATCTTGTCCTAGTGGCCTTGGACAGCATGGAATATGTGAGAACTTTCCGGAAAAAGGAAGACATGCGAGGTCGGTTGTTCTGGGTTGCGCTGGACCTCCTGGATGTGTTGGATATCCAGGCCAACCTGTGGGAGCCACAGCGAACAGGATTGCCCATCTGGGCTGAGGGACTGATGTTCTTCTATTGTTACATCCTGCTGCTGATCTTACCCTGTGTGTCTCTAAGTGAGATCAGTGTTCAAGGTGAGCATGTCTCGCCACAGAAGATGATGCTCTATCCTGTGCTCAGCCTGGTCACCATTAACATTGTCACCATTCTGATTCGTGGAGTAAACATGGTGCTGTTCCAGGACAGCCGCGTTTCCACTATTTTTATTGGGAAGAACGTGGTGGCAATAGCCACCAAGGCGTGCACGTTTCTGGAGTACCGCCGCCAAGTTAAGGAGTTCTCGCCACAAGACCCTGCAGGCATCGCTATGGAGATACAACAGAACTCCGTCCCACATACCCAAACTCTGCCAAATGCCACGACAAGCCTGCCAGAAGAGTTGTCATCTCCTCGTGAGGTCATAGACACATGA